Genomic segment of Aliiroseovarius sp. M344:
TTGCGCGGTTTGCGGATGTTGACTTCACCTACGCTGCCAATGCGCTGAGCGTGCAGGCCAATGGCGCGGTATCAATCACCTACCGGCTGCTTGACCCGCAGAACTGGGGCGCAACCTCCGCCCGCTGGTCATGGTCGGTTGATCAGTCTGTTCCGAAAACCGATCTGCGTCAGAAGGGCGGGGATGACCGAAACCTCGCGCTCTGTTTCGCCTTCCTGCCAAAAGCCGAGGCCGAGCGGGTCAAGGGTGGTCGCAACCTGCGCAGGCTGTTGAAAAACCCAAACGGGCGCGTGCTGGTCTATGTCTGGGGCGGTGATCACGGGCGCGGCGCGGTGCTGGCGTCGCCGTATCTGGGTGCGCGCGGCAAGACCGTGGTGCTGCGGCCATCGGGCACCGGCGGCCATGCAGAACGCGTCGATCTGGCGGCCGATTATCGCCGTGCCTTTGGATCAGAGCCCGGCGCGCTGGTTGCCTTGGCCGTGTCGGCGGACAGCGATGACACAAACACCGTTGCGCGCGGACGGATTGCGGATCTGGAGCTGAAGTAGGCGGATAACAGCGGCCCCGGCGCCTGTTCTGGTTGAACCTGCCGGGCCGCGTGCTAGGATCGTAGCGCAACCCATTCTGATGCGAGGTCCCATGCTGCGCACCGCCCTGATCCTTCCCGTTCTGACCCTGACGCTCGCCGCCTGCGAACCGGACGGCATGTTCAAAACCAATAGCGACAAAATCGACGTGACGGACGAAACCGGCGCACAGATATATGCCGAGAATTGCGCAGCCTGCCACGGGGCTGACGCCAAAGGCGGCGCCATGGCAGGCGCACCCGACCTGACCACACTGACCAAACGCCACGGCGGCAGTTTCCCCGCGCGTTACGTTATGTCCACTATCGACGGCTATGCCCAAGGCTCGCACCGTGGCCCGATGCCCGAATTCGGCGCCTATCTGGAAAGCGAGATGGAGGTCTGGGTGGACGAGAAAGGCGTGCAGACCCCGACCCCTGCTGCGTTGATTAGGCTGGCGGAGTATTTGGAGAGTGTGCAGGGGTAACGGCATTCGCTGACCTCCCGCCCGGTCGATAGACCGGGCAGCGCCCGACCCTCCCCACGGGAGGGCGCTTTTGTAGCGTTACAACATACGGAACGGGTTCGCGTGCGGTGAGCGGATGCCTCATGAGAGGGCATTGAGCGCCCACCCAGGGTCAGGCGCTGCCCTCGTCTCGATTCAATTTGAGTAATCGACGAGCCTTTTCACAAAGGCCTCAATATCGGCTTGGTGCCCCTGATGAGAAATATTTAAGGGGCGAATACACAGCCCGCGCTCGCGCACATGATTCTTTCCTTTCTCCATTCTACCCCACATAATCCGCGATAGATGTTTAAGAAGGATCTTCCCTACTTTGTCTTTATCAGGCTCGTTTGCAACGAACCGAAAAGCTCCAACAACGATGTCGCATATTGTTGCAAGGTGCGAGTGGCCAATACCTGTGTCATCTACGCCGACTACATTTTCCAACTTCTTCCTGGACCCGTCGTTCCAAGGTATCCCTAGTTCGAAGACCTCTCGAAGGTACTTCTTTTGGTGATAGTCTTCAGTGTGATCAAAAAACGCGAGACCAGATACGCCTCCATTCTCACTAAGAAATTGGTTAAATTTCGTTAGAATGGTGTTGGTACCAAACTTTAGCCGATCTTCATGTGTCTGACCTTTCGCAATCGCATGTGGAACAACATAACAGCAAATCTTGCAGCCAGTATCAGCAGCCAATTCGAGAATTTTGTTTTTTACTTCAGTATGCTGATCTCTCGAAACGTGTTCCGGTTTGGTCATCGGTGAAGATTTTAAAACATCGCCAGAAACATACCCATGACTAGCACGAAGACTTTCAACCCCTTTATGTAACTCTAGCAATTTCTCTGAGGGAAAAAATACCGCTGCGAACACCAAGAACTGCTTTTGCCCGTCCTGATCAGCCTCGTCAGCTATTAGAATGTACAAATCGTATCTACCTCAAACATCCAACTCCTCCACGAACTTCGCGTTCTCCTGAATATACTGGAACCGAAGTTCGGGTTTTTTGCCCATCAGTTGCTCGACCAAGGCGGCGGTTTCGCCGGGTTCATCCTCGTCAATCGTGACGCGGATCAGTTTGCGGGTGGCGGGGTTCATGGTGGTGTCTTTCAGGTCTTTCGCGTCCATCTCGCCCAGACCTTTAAAACGGCTGACGTCGATCTTGCCTTTGCCGCCCAGACCTTTCTCTAACCACTCGTCACGCTCGGCCTCGTCCAGACAATAGACGCGTTTCGCGCCTTGGGTAAGGCGAAACAGCGGCGGGCAGGCCAGATACAGGTGCCCGGTGTCGATCATCGGGCGCATTTGGGTGAAGAAGAATGTCATCAAAAGCGCGGCGATATGCGCGCCGTCGACATCCGCATCGGTCATGATGATGATCTTGTCATAGCGCAGATCATCGACGTTAAACCGCGTGCCCAGACCGACACCAAGGGCTTGGGTCAGGTCGCTAATCTCAGCATTGGTGCCAATCTTGGACCCCGCCGCGCCCAACACGTTCAGAATTTTACCGCGCAAGGGCAACAGCGCCTGCGTTTTCCGATCCCGCGCCATCTTGGCTGACCCACCAGCCGAGTCGCCCTCGACAATAAACAGCTCGGTGCCTTCGCGGTTGGTGGCGGAACAATCGACCAGTTTGCCGGGAAGGCGCAGTTTCTTGGTGGCGGTCTTGCGTTGCGTTTCTTTTTCCTGCTTACGGCGCAACCGTTCTTCGGCCCGCAGCACAAGGAAATCGAGGATCGCGCCCGCCGATTTCGTGTCTGCCGCCAGCCAGTTGTCAAAGTGGTCGCGCACCGATTGCTCGACCATTTTGCTGGCGCTTTCTGTGGACAGCCGGTCTTTGGTTTGCCCCACGAAGGACGGATCGGCGATGAAGCACGACACCAGCGCGCAACCGCCCGTCATCATGTCGTCGCGGGTGATGTTGGTGGCCTTTTTGTTGCCCACCAGATCGCCGTAAGCCTTGATGCCTTTCAGGATCGCGGCCCAGAATCCGGTCACGTGGGTGCCGCCTTCGGGGGTCGGAACCGTGTTACAATAGGACTGGATGTAGCCATCGCGCGACGGCGTCCAGTTGATCGCCCATTCGACATAACCGGGTTCATTGAACCGTTCGCGAAACTCGACTTTTCCGGCGAAGGGCTGGTCGGCATAGACCGACGCGCTGCCCAATGTTTCCTTCAGATAATCGGAAAGCCCGCCGGGGAAGTGGAAGGTCGCTTCAGTCGGCGTCTCGCCGTCGTCGATATGCGATTTCCAGCGAATTTCGACGCCCGAGTACAAGTAGGCCTTTGACCGCACCAGAGTGAAAAGCCGCTTGGGTTTGAACCTGTGGTGGCCGAAAATCTCTTCGTCTGCGTGGAACGTAACCTCGGTGCCGCGCTTGTTGGGGGCAGCGCCGACTTTCTCGACGGGTCCAAGCGGGATGCCACGCGAAAAGCGTTGCTCGAACATCTCTTTGTTTTTGGCGACACGGACAATCATCGAATCCGACAAAGCGTTCACGACAGACGAGCCAACACCATGCAGCCCGCCCGAGGTCTGATAGGCCTTCCCCGAAAACTTACCGCCCGCGTGCAGGGTGCACAAAATGACCTCAAGCGCGGATTTGTCGGGAAATTTGGGGTGCGGGTCGATCGGAATGCCGCGCCCGTTATCGGTAATGGAAACGGAATAATCGTCGTTCAGCGTGACTTCGATCCGGTTGGCGTGCCCAGCCACAGCTTCGTCCATCGAGTTATCAAGGATTTCGGCCACCATATGGTGCAACGCGCGCTCGTCTGTGCCGCCGATATACATCCCGGGGCGTTGGCGCACAGGCTCCAGACCCTCAAGCACCTCGATAGAGGATGCGTCATAGGTATCGGCGCCCTGACTGGCCAAAAGGTCGTTGCTCATAGATTTTTTGCCCTGCATGCTGCTTTGCTTTGCTATTTGGTGTACTATGACAGAGCACCCGGACCGGGAAAAGGGCGGGAGTGCGACTTGATTGGTTGAAACAACAGGTTTTTCGGTTTCTTTGAAAGATACGCGTTTGATCGCACCTTAAGGTGAAAAATACGTCAGGTCTTTGCCTGCGTAGATATCAGGTGATCGGGGATGCGAGCCAAGCATTTCGGAAGCAAATGCAACGTCCATATGCTCGCAATTGCTCCAATGCAGACACATCAGAAAACGAAGAAGGCACCGATTCAGCGATGCCTTCTTAACCACATAATTTGGTTTAGCACTTAGCTATACAAGGCTGGTTCGCCCATCTGCTGGTGGATCGAATTAGCGGTGCGCGCATCGATGCCCAGAGCCTGACCCAACTCGTGCAAATACTTGGCCTCGGCCTGACTGTCGAGATCCAAGCCAACCAGAGACATTGCATAGACCTGCGCTTCCATCCCGCGGGGCACGTCGCGGGCAAGGTTGCCCACATCAACAGGAAGTTGGAATTCTTCATTCACAAGCTGCACCTCAGATGCCGTCATGTCGCCCATGTGCTTCAAGAGCGCTTCTTTCTCTTTAGCGTCAACCCGACCGTCACATTTTGCGGCCTGAATAATGGCACGAAGCAGCAGTGCCGCCTGATCTTCCTGCGCTTGGGTCGGCGTTGCCTTCGGCGTGCCGCCACGCTGGAAGGCATCGTTCAGCATGTCGCCCAACGACCCGGGCGCAGGCTTGGCTGTATTGTTCCCGGGTGCCATTCCGCCGGACAGGCTTTCCAGAAGGCCGCCCAATCCGCCTTGTGCGGCACCGCCGCCAGCAGAAGTGCCACCTAACATCTTGCCCAGCATGTCCACCAGTTCGCCACCGGGATTGGCGGCTTGCCGACCCGATGATTGTGCACCGCCGCCCAAAATATCTGACAACCCGCCGCCGGTTTTGCGGCCACCTCCGCTGGTATTTTTCATGATGTCGCCCAGCATATCCGACAGCCCGCCGCCAGATGCTTGCGTGCTGGTCGACTGGCCGCCAGCTAGCCCGCCCAGCAGGTCGCCCAATCCGCCTTCGGGAGAATGATCGCTTCCAAATATGCTGCCTGTGCCGGGTTCAGCTGCCGGTCGTTGGCGAGTTGTGCCTTTACCCATACTCGACACGCCCTTGGCGATGGCCGCGCCCAGTGCAATTTTCGCCAGTGTTCCAACAAGACTCATATCAATACCTCCCAGTTTTTAATCAGAAGTGATTCTAGTCCAACAACTGTGACGAGATAAGGGGAAACACCGGATGCCGACGTCACGCTCCAGCCAGCCTTCGCATAAATGGAAGCTCAGGACGTGCCGAACGGATGCTGCTAGACGTTGGGTTTCGTGACTATGCAAACGGGTTTTCGGGGTAAGTCACGCCAGCCAAATACAGCCCTTCAGGTGGGCAAACCGGCCCGCAGGCCGCCCGATCGCGGACTTCCAGCGCACGACTAACATCGTCAGGTGTCCACGCACCTGTGCCCACCCGCTCCAAAGTGCCAACGAAGCTGCGCACCTGATTGTGCAGGAAAGACCGCGCGCGCACGTGGAAGCGGTACTCGGTGCCGTTGGCCATCGTAATTTGCTCGACCCGCAGTTCGTCGAGTGTTCGAACTGGGCTGTCTGCCTGACATAGGGTCGACCGAAATGTTGTGAAGTCGTGTCGCCCCAGCAACCGATCAGCACCGGCCTGCATGGCGTCAACGTCCAACCCGTGTTTGATGTGCCACGCAAGGCCGCGATCGTGCGTCAACGGCGCGCGGCGCGAAATCAGGCGAAACAGATACCGCCGTTCAAGCGCCGAAAATCGGGCATGGAATTCATCACTCACTGCGGCGCAGTCCACAATGGCAATGCGCGCGCTTTTCAGATGATAATTCAGCGCCTCCGACAGCCGAAAGGCCTCCCAGTCTTTTTGCAGATCGCAATGTGCGACCTGCGCCAATCCGTGCACGCCAGCATCGGTTCGTCCAGCCGCTGCAATATTGTGCGTGCCGGATTCAAGCTTTTCCAGCGCAGCCTCGATCGCCCCCTGAACAGAAGGATGCTCCTTCTGGCGCTGCCAACCGGCAAACGATCCACCGTGGTATTCGACTTTTAAAGCGTATCTGGGCATAGCTTTCCGCATACCGTGCTGCGGGGGCACGGGCAAGATGCGACTCTATGGGGAGGCCGCATTGAAAGCTCCCCTCTGGCACTGTTGCAGCCGGATGCATATGTTCAGCCTGAATGAACGACGGAGGCACCTTTGGGCCTAGGCGATATCGCAGACAGTATTACCCGCCAGATCGAAGCGATTGGCGACGCGACAAGCGAAGCACTGTTCGAGCCTGTGATCCGGCTGGGCGTCACTGGCCTGTCGCGCGCAGGAAAAACGGTGTTTATCACCTCGCTGGTGGCCAACTTGATGAACCGGGGACGGATGCCGGGGCTTCTGGCGGCGGCCGATGGGCGTATTCAGGCGGCGTTCCTGCAACCTCAGCCGGACGATACTGTCCCGCGGTTTGACTATGAAACGCATCTGGCGGCGATGACCGGGTCCGCACCTTCTTGGCCCGCATCAACCCGCGCCACGTCCGAACTGCGCCTGTCGTTCCGGGTTCAACCCTCAGGCCTGTTGGGCGGGCTGCGCGGCCCCCGCACCGTGCATCTGGACATCGTGGACTATCCCGGAGAATGGCTGTTGGACCTGTCATTGCTGGACCTCAGCTATTCTGACTGGGCTGCTCAAGTGCTGGATCGGATCGCCGATCGACCGCAAGCGGAAAGCTATCTGGGTCTGCTGCAAGGCGTTGATGGTGCCGCGCCGCTGGACGAAATGGAGGCCAAGCGCCTTGCCGGTGGGTTCGCCGCTTACCTTACCGCTGCCCGCGAAGATGGATACAGCGACTGCACTCCGGGACGCTTCCTGTTGCCCGGTGATATGGAAGGCAGCCCCGCCTTGACCTTTGCCCCGATCCCGCGCCCCGACACCACGCCACGCAAAAGCCTGTGGCGCGAGATGGAGCGACGCTTCGAGGCCTATAAATCCCGTGTTGTGAAACCCTTCTTCCGGGACCATTTCTCAAAAATCGACCGCCAGATCGTACTGGTCGACGTGCTGGGTGCGATCCATTCCGGTCCCAATGCGTTGGAAGACCTGCGCCGCGCGATGGCCGAGATACTGACCGCCTTCCGGCCCGGCGCAAATGCGTTTCTCAGCTCGATCTTTCTGGGTCGCCGGGTTGAACGCATCTTGTTCGCCGCAACCAAGGCCGATCACTTGCACCACAGCCAGCACCCGCGCATGACGGCAATCACCGAAGCACTGCTGCGTGATGCGCGTGATCGGGCGGATTTTGCGGGCGCAAAGACTGCGGCGATGTCCATCGCGGCGCTACGCACAACTGTCGAAGAACGACTGGATCACGATGGGCAGATGCTCGACTGCGTGCGCGGGCAGCTATTGGACAGCGGCAAAACCGCCGCCTTCTATCCCGGTGAATTGCCTGAAGATCCCGCCCGATTGCTCTCACCAGCGCGCAGCGGGGCCGAGAAATGGCTGGACGCTGATTACCAGATCATGCGATTTGCGCCGACCTCGATCTCGCTTAAGCCAGGCGAAGGTCCACCCCACATCCGGCTCGACAAAGCCGTCGAGTTTCTGATTGGAGACCGATTGTGATCTTAGCTCCGGCCACCCTAGCGGACGCGCCTGCAATCGCCAACATCCTGACCGGTTGGATCGCCGCGACCCAATGGATGCCGCGCATTCATAGCCGCGCCAGCGAAAAAGGGTTCGCGCAAAAGTTGGTGGAACGCGGCTGGACCACGGTTGCCTGTGATCGCGGCCGCATCTGTGGCTTTCTGTCACGTGATCATGCCGAAGTGCATGCGCTTTACCTGGCACCTGCTGCGCGGAGACGCGGGATCGGCAAAGCTCTTCTGGACGACGCCAAAGCGGCGCGCGCTGATCTTGCGCTTTACGCCTTTCAGGCCAATGAAGGGGCGTGCCGGTTTTACCGACGTGAAGGCTTCACCGAGGAATTCCGCACCGATGGCGCGGGCAATGACGAGCACCTGCCGGATATCCGGTTTGTTTGGAGGGCTGCGTGATGGCCAACACTGAAAAACCAAAAAAGGGGCCGGTTCTGATCGAACTGGATGACGCGCCAGCTACGACGCCTGCTGATGCCCCTCCCGTGCCCGACCTAAGCCCCGTCGCAACGTCCGGCGCAGCTATGCAGAGCGCAATCAGCTTTGCGGGCCGCAAGCCGTCGTGGCTGGCGCGGTGGTTCTGGTCGCTGTTGCTTGCGATTACGGGTTTTGTGCTGTCGGTTGCCGCGCATGACTTCATCATGGGGCTGGTCGCGCGTCAGCCAATCCTTGGCTACGCGGCGCTGGGCTTGGTCGCGGCCTTCATTCTTGTCTTGCTGATCATAGCCCTGAAGGAATGGGTCGCGTTTGCCCGATTGCGCCGCGTCGACACGCTGCATCGCGCTGCCGAAGCCGCCATGGCACATGGTGATCTGGGGGAAGCCCGCAGCGTGGTCGATAGCTTGAAACGGCTGTATCGCGGGCGCGATGATATGCGGTGGGGGCTGGATCGGATGGCCGAGCGTGATGGAGATGTGTTCGACGCAGACACACTTTTTTCACTGGCGGAAACCGAACTGATGGCGCCGCTGGATGCCGCCGCAATCAAAGAGGTTGAGGCCGCCGCCCGTCAGGTCGCCACTGTGACTGCCATTGTGCCCATCGCGCTGGCCGATGTGGCGACGGCGCTGACCGCCAACATCCGCATGATCCGGCGCGTGGCCGAGATATACGGTGGCCGCTCTGGCGCGCTGGGAAGCTGGCGCTTGACCCGTGCCGTCATGGCACATCTGGTGGCGACCGGCGCTGTCGCGATCGGCGATGACATGATCGGTTCATTGGCTGGGGGGGGCATTTTGTCGAAACTTAGCAGACGCTTCGGCGAAGGCGTGGTGAACGGTGCGCTAACCGCACGTGTCGGCGTTGCCGCCCTTGAAGTCTGTCGACCATTGCCGTTTGGCCCGAAGAAACGCCCGAGCGTCACAGGAATTGTGAAACGCGCGCTGACGGGGTTGTTTGGAAACTGAGCCTCACACCGAAGTCAGATCAGTTTAGTCTTGGCACCTGCTGCGCAGGCTGTGACAGGTCTTCGACACCCATCCGAAGTCCACGTCCGATCCGATGGGCCAGCATGATCCACGCGCGCGCCGTTTCCGGTGGAAGCACTTCGGTCGTGACCTCTTCAAACAGGTCCAGCCACGGGTTAAAATGGTTTGGTTTAACATCTCCGGCCTGCATGTGTGCCCGCATTGGATTGCCGTCGTAACCGGGTTCTCGCAGGATTGCCCCACGCCAAAACCGTGAAATCAGGGCGATATGCGTCGCCCATTCTTCATCCGTTGTTCCCACATGACCGTTGAAAATGGGCCCGAGTTCTGGATGCTGTCGGACCCGCGCGTAAAACACAGCCAGAACCAGGCCGATTTCATTTGGGGTAATATCGAAAAGCCTGAGTGGATTTGGCCTTGAAACTGTTTGTGCCATTGCGCGTCTCTTTTCCTAGTAAAATACTCGACAAACTCGGGGCCGCCAAGGGGGACGACATGGACAAAACAGCACAGGCCAACAGGCCTTCATGACTTTACGCCGCCCAACCACACGCCTATAACGCCCTCATGATGCACGCACAGGCCATCATTATTCGAATTATATGCCCGGCGCTCTGATCAAGACGAGCCGCCGGGACAAGGCGTTTGGATAACCGCGCCGCCCCATAGCCCCATTTGCGAAAATCTCCTGAAAAGGACCGGACACATGTGTGCCGATACACCTGAATACAAAGACACCCTGACGCTTCCCGTCACCGATTTCCCGATGCGCGCAGGCCTGCCCAAGCGCGAGCCAGAGTGGCTGGCCCGCTGGGAAAAGATCGGCGTCTATGACCGCCTGCGCGAAACTGCGGGCGACCGCGTGCCGTTTGTGTTGCACGATGGACCGCCTTATGCGAACGGGCATCTGCATATCGGCCACGCGCTGAACAAAACGATCAAGGACATGATCGTGCGCTCGCACCAGATGATGGGTTTTGATGCGCGCTATGTGCCCGGGTGGGACTGCCACGGTCTGCCGATTGAATGGAAGATCGAGGAACAGTACCGCAAGAAGGGCCGCGACAAGGACGAAGTCAATGTCGTCGATTTCCGTCAGGAATGCCGCAAGTTCGCCGAGGGCTGGATCGACATACAGCGTGACGAGTTCAAACGTCTGGGCATCACCGGAAACTGGGCCGATCCATATCTGACGATGGACTTCCATGCCGAGCGTGTGATCGCCGAGGAATTCATGAAGTTCCTGATGAACGGCACACTGTATCAAGGATCCAAGCCCGTGATGTGGTCACCGGTTGAGAAAACCGCGCTGGCCGAGGCCGAGATCGAGTATCACGACCACAAATCGCACACGATCTGGGTGCCGTTCTCGTTTGCGAATGCCGAAGGTGATCTGGCTGAGGCACGCGTCGTGATCTGGACCACGACGCCTTGGACAATCCCGTCCAACAAGGCCGTCGCCTTTAACGACAAAATCGCTTACGGGCTTTATCGCGTTGATGCGACCGAGGAAGAAAGCTGGACCGCGCCGGGTCAGCTCTACATCTTTGCCGATACTTTGGCTGAGGACGCGCTGGGCAAATCCCGTGTGACCGAGTTTACCCGTGTGCGGGATGTCGCAGCCGATGAACTGTCGGGGCTGATCTGTAAGCACCCCTTCCACGGCCTCGACGGTGCCGATGGCTTCTGGGACTATGAGGTCCCGATGATCGACGGTGATCACGTGACGGACGATGCGGGGACGGGGTTTGTACATACTGCGCCCAGCCACGGTGCTGACGACTATGAAGCATTCGTGAAGCGCAACTGGATCGACCGGATGACCCACAATGTGGGCGAAGAAAGTGAATTCCTGCCCCATGTGCCGTTTTTCGCGGGCCTGCAGGTCTTTGACCGAAAGGGCAAGGAAGGCAAAGCCAATAACGCTGTGATCGCCAAACTGGTCGAGGCCGGTGGCATCATCGCGCGTGGGCGTGTGACGCATTCCTATCCGCATTCGTGGCGGTCGAAAGCGCCCATCGTATTCCGCAACACGCCACAGTGGTTTGCGAGCGTGGACAAAGAGGTTGGCGACGGACAGGACGAGATGGGCAAGACCATCCGCGAACGTGCGCTGAACTCCATTGATCAGCTGGTCAAATGGTGGCCTCAGACCGGTCGCAACCGACTCTATTCGATGATCGAAGCGCGCCCGGATTGGGTGTTGTCGCGTCAACGCGCGTGGGGTGTGCCGCTGACCTGCTTTGTGAAAAAGGGACTGTTGCCGACTGACGAAGATTTCCTTCTGCGCGACCCCGCCGTGAACACGCGCATCGCCGAGGCGTTCGAGGTCGAAGGGGCCGACGCATGGTATGCTGACGGCGCAAAAGAGCGGTTCTTGGGCAATGATCACAACGCCGACGACTGGGAGCAGGTCTTCGACGTGCTCGACGTGTGGTTTGACAGTGGTTCGACCCACTCTTTCGTGCTGCGCGACCGTGAAGACGGCACGCCGGACGGGATCGCAGATGTCTATATGGAAGGCACCGACCAGCATCGCGGTTGGTTCCATTCTTCGCTTTTGCAAGCCTGCGGTACCAAAGGCCGTGCACCCTACAAGAACGTTGTGACCCATGGTTTCACGCTGGACGAAAAGGGCATGAAGATGTCCAAATCCTTGGGCAATACCATCGTGCCCGAGACCGTCGTGAAGCAATATGGCGCGGATATTCTGCGTCTTTGGGTTGCCCAGACGGACTACACGGTCGACCAACGGATCGGGCCGGAAATCCTGAAAGGTGTGGCCGACAGCTATCGCCGTTTGCGCAACACGATGCGCTTCATGTTGGGCAACCTGAACGGGTTTGACGATGCCGAGCGTGTGGACGTGGCGGATATGCCGGAGCTGGAGCGCTGGGTGTTGCATCGTCTGGCCGAACTGGATCACGTCGTGCGCGAAGGGTATAAGGCCTACGACTTCCAGGGCGTGTTCTCGGCCGTGTTCACCTTTGCCACCGTCGACCTGTCGAGCTTTTATTTCGACATCCGCAAGGACGCGCTTTACTGCGATGGGGCAGACAGCCTGAACCGCCGCGCCGCGCGCACTGTGTTGGACATCTTGTTCCACCGCCTGACCACATGGCTGGCGCCGGTTCTGGTTTTCACCATGGAAGATGTGTGGTTGGAGCGTTTCCCCGGCGATGAAAGCTCGGTGCATCTGGTCGATTTCCCCGACACGGCGGCGGACTGGCTGGACGAACCTCTGGCGGCAAAATGGTCCGGTGTCCGCAAGGCCCGCCGCGTTGTCACGGCCGCGCTGGAAATTCAGCGACGCGACAAGGTGATCGGGGCTTCGCTGGAAGCAGCCCCGGTTGTTCACGTGCGCGACAAGGACATTCTGGCGTCATTGAAATCCGTGAACTTCGCGGACATCACGATCACTTCGGCTGTGTCGCTGACAAACGACCCGCTGCCTTCTGAAGCCTTCCGCCTGCCGGAAATCGAAGGCGTGGGTGTGGTGTTCGAAAAAGCATCGGGCGAGAAATGCCAGCGCTGCTGGAAAATTCTGCCGGACGTGGGCAACCACGAACACGCCGGTACGTGTGGTCGTTGCGACGAAGCACTGGGATAAGCAATGACGGGCGGGCCAGTGGCTCGCCCTTCGCTTTAGGTCAACAGATGGCAAAGCGCGCCCGAAGCACCATGTTGCCAGCACCATATCTTAAAAGGATATGGGTGCGGCCTGACGCTTTGCCGCTGCCAAAGGCATACCCCTTCGATATCGCGTGGCTGAGTGAGGATTTCGAGTTGGAATTCGACACCCCGGTTATGATTTTCTGCGGGGAAAACGGCGCAGGTAAATCCACGTTGATAGAAGCACTCGCCGGATTTTGTGGCTTTGACGAAGCGGGCGGTGGCAATGGCTATGCGCCGGTCGATCACGGCATGGCACTGGACGTCAGCGGCGCTGGATTAGGCGACGCTTTGCGCGGCGCGTGGCTGCCAAAAGTGACGCAAGGCTGGTTTTTCCGGGCCGAAACCTTCTTTTCCGTTTCACGATATTTGGATGAGACCGCGCAAACCTATGGGGGGACGGCACCGGACTTCCTGTCCCATTCGCACGGCGAAGGCTTCCTTAGGTTCTTTAGCGAACGGATGGAGCAGCAGGGGATATATTTCCTTGATGAACCCGAAAGCGCATTGTCACCGCGCCGACAGGTAGAGTTGCTGCAACTTCTTATGAAGGTGCAGCAGACAGGAAGTTCTCAGGTGATCCTGTCAACGCATTCGCCCATCTTGATGGCCACACCGGGTGCTGATTTGCGCCAGATCACCCACCGTGGAATTTTCCCAATCGCCTACCGCGATACGGAACACTTTCGACTTTATCAATCCTTTGCTCTGGATCCTGAAGGGTTCCTGATATCGGCGCTCGACGGCGATTGGGATGCGATTACTTAGACGGCCCTGCCCATTAGGGACAAAAACCGGATTGATTGCCCCTGCTGGCTGGGCCAGTCTTCGGCATGTTTCAGATGTCATTCCTTTCGCCTGTCGGACCGTTAGTCATCCATGAAGAAGATGGTGCGGTGACGCGGCTAAGTTGGGGTCGGGCCATCGATGAAGCGGAAACTCCTTTATTGCGGGACGCAAATGAACAGCTTTTGGCCTATTTCGATGGTCGTCTGACAAAATTTGACCTGCCAACATTTGTTCATGGTTCAGATTTCCAACGCGCTGTCTGCGACGCGATGTTGGCCATACCGTATGGCGAGACACTGACCTATGGC
This window contains:
- a CDS encoding DUF3047 domain-containing protein; translation: MPNLLKTSLLAVALCAQTASAGPIGFGDWRQHWFARFADVDFTYAANALSVQANGAVSITYRLLDPQNWGATSARWSWSVDQSVPKTDLRQKGGDDRNLALCFAFLPKAEAERVKGGRNLRRLLKNPNGRVLVYVWGGDHGRGAVLASPYLGARGKTVVLRPSGTGGHAERVDLAADYRRAFGSEPGALVALAVSADSDDTNTVARGRIADLELK
- a CDS encoding c-type cytochrome; the protein is MLRTALILPVLTLTLAACEPDGMFKTNSDKIDVTDETGAQIYAENCAACHGADAKGGAMAGAPDLTTLTKRHGGSFPARYVMSTIDGYAQGSHRGPMPEFGAYLESEMEVWVDEKGVQTPTPAALIRLAEYLESVQG
- the parE gene encoding DNA topoisomerase IV subunit B, which translates into the protein MSNDLLASQGADTYDASSIEVLEGLEPVRQRPGMYIGGTDERALHHMVAEILDNSMDEAVAGHANRIEVTLNDDYSVSITDNGRGIPIDPHPKFPDKSALEVILCTLHAGGKFSGKAYQTSGGLHGVGSSVVNALSDSMIVRVAKNKEMFEQRFSRGIPLGPVEKVGAAPNKRGTEVTFHADEEIFGHHRFKPKRLFTLVRSKAYLYSGVEIRWKSHIDDGETPTEATFHFPGGLSDYLKETLGSASVYADQPFAGKVEFRERFNEPGYVEWAINWTPSRDGYIQSYCNTVPTPEGGTHVTGFWAAILKGIKAYGDLVGNKKATNITRDDMMTGGCALVSCFIADPSFVGQTKDRLSTESASKMVEQSVRDHFDNWLAADTKSAGAILDFLVLRAEERLRRKQEKETQRKTATKKLRLPGKLVDCSATNREGTELFIVEGDSAGGSAKMARDRKTQALLPLRGKILNVLGAAGSKIGTNAEISDLTQALGVGLGTRFNVDDLRYDKIIIMTDADVDGAHIAALLMTFFFTQMRPMIDTGHLYLACPPLFRLTQGAKRVYCLDEAERDEWLEKGLGGKGKIDVSRFKGLGEMDAKDLKDTTMNPATRKLIRVTIDEDEPGETAALVEQLMGKKPELRFQYIQENAKFVEELDV
- a CDS encoding tellurite resistance TerB family protein; translated protein: MSLVGTLAKIALGAAIAKGVSSMGKGTTRQRPAAEPGTGSIFGSDHSPEGGLGDLLGGLAGGQSTSTQASGGGLSDMLGDIMKNTSGGGRKTGGGLSDILGGGAQSSGRQAANPGGELVDMLGKMLGGTSAGGGAAQGGLGGLLESLSGGMAPGNNTAKPAPGSLGDMLNDAFQRGGTPKATPTQAQEDQAALLLRAIIQAAKCDGRVDAKEKEALLKHMGDMTASEVQLVNEEFQLPVDVGNLARDVPRGMEAQVYAMSLVGLDLDSQAEAKYLHELGQALGIDARTANSIHQQMGEPALYS
- the truA gene encoding tRNA pseudouridine(38-40) synthase TruA, with protein sequence MPRYALKVEYHGGSFAGWQRQKEHPSVQGAIEAALEKLESGTHNIAAAGRTDAGVHGLAQVAHCDLQKDWEAFRLSEALNYHLKSARIAIVDCAAVSDEFHARFSALERRYLFRLISRRAPLTHDRGLAWHIKHGLDVDAMQAGADRLLGRHDFTTFRSTLCQADSPVRTLDELRVEQITMANGTEYRFHVRARSFLHNQVRSFVGTLERVGTGAWTPDDVSRALEVRDRAACGPVCPPEGLYLAGVTYPENPFA